Proteins encoded by one window of Misgurnus anguillicaudatus chromosome 4, ASM2758022v2, whole genome shotgun sequence:
- the LOC129452906 gene encoding uncharacterized protein: protein MAGFWTNQKEEELVDLWEERPELYAVGVAIYTNRNARGNAFRSIATALGVSEAEVKKKIENMRTQYNRYLKSPPSGSGGNHTPRQEWFLRRLKFLELHMRKRPSTSNLDVHNDSSTTSTEEGESEDRGEDRVEDKEDEEQDKEEEEEEEEEAIPPSGLQKKRRKRQPDPAQAQDLVILGAINETLKVLTENHQHNLQPPKNDSIHAFCQFMEQQLRAIDDPHHLQYIQFQIHQILFSPRPSSSQYAPTYLHPL from the exons ATGGCAGGTTTCTGGACAAATCAGAAAGAAGAGGAGTTAGTGGATCTTTGGGAAGAGAGACCAGAGCTGTATGCAGTGGGTGTGGccatttacaccaaccgcaaCGCAAGAGGGAATGCGTTTAGATCGATCGCTACAGCGCTTGGGGTTTCAG AAGCTGAGGTAAAGaagaaaatagaaaatatgAGGACACAGTATAACAGATACCTAAAATCCCCTCCATCTGGAAGCGGCGGTAATCATACTCCAAGGCAGGAGTGGTTCCTGAGGAGACTTAAGTTTTTAGAGCTGCACATGAGAAAGAGACCCTCGACATCAAACCTTGATGTTCACAAT gaCTCTTCAACTACTTCAACTGAGGAGGGTGAAAGTGAAGACAGAGGTGAGGATAGAGTAGAGGATAAAGAAGATGAAGAACAAGAcaaggaagaggaggaggaagaagaagaggaagcCATCCCACCTAGTGGACTACAAAAAAAGCGCCGTAAAAGACAACCTGACCCTGCTCAGGCTCAAGACCTTGTCATTCTTGGGGCAATAAATGAAACTCTAAAAGTGCTGACAGAGAATCACCAACACAATCTGCAGCCACCCAAGAATGACAGCATACATGCCTTTTGTCAGTTTATGGAGCAACAGTTAAGAGCAATTGACGATCCACACCACCTACAATATATACAATTTCAAATTCATCAGATACTGTTTTCCCCTCGTCCTTCCTCAAGCCAGTATGCACCTACATATTTACATCCACTGTAA